From Mya arenaria isolate MELC-2E11 chromosome 1, ASM2691426v1, a single genomic window includes:
- the LOC128228244 gene encoding snake venom metalloprotease inhibitor 02A10-like, producing the protein MDHSQRSNVTKLLDLNGTLPVNLRDLNGAIPAHLRDLNGALPANLRHLNGTLPAHLRDLNGALPAHLIDLNGALPAQLRDLNGAIPAHLRDLNGTLPAHLKRLELRSSCQPQRLEFRSSCQPQRPEWCSSCPPHRPELRSSYPPHRPEWCSSCPPHRPEWCSSCPPQRPEWRSSCPPQRPEWRSTYVSLADWCSFPQLGNVCPYVPQVFN; encoded by the coding sequence ACTCTTCCTGTCAACCTCAGAGACCTGAATGGCGCTATTCCTGCCCACCTCAGAGACCTGAATGGCGCTCTTCCTGCCAACCTCAGACACCTGAATGGCACTCTTCCTGCCCACCTCAGAGACCTGAATGGCGCTCTTCCTGCCCACCTCATAGACCTGAATGGTGCTCTTCCTGCCCAACTTAGAGACCTGAATGGTGCTATTCCTGCCCACCTCAGAGACCTTAATGGCACTCTTCCTGCCCACCTCAAGAGACTAGAATTGCGCTCTTCCTGCCAACCTCAGAGACTAGAATTTCGCTCTTCCTGCCAACCTCAGAGACCTGAATGGTGCTCTTCCTGCCCACCTCATAGACCTGAGTTGCGCTCTTCCTACCCACCTCATAGACCTGAATGGTGCTCTTCCTGCCCACCTCATAGACCTGAATGGTGCTCTTCCTGCCCACCTCAGAGACCTGAATGGCGCTCTTCCTGCCCACCTCAGAGACCTGAGTGGCGCTCTACCTATGTTTCCCTGGCTGACTGGTGTTCATTCCCGCAGTTAGGCAATGTGTGTCCGTATGTGCCTCAGGTTTTCAActag